A single window of Candidatus Omnitrophota bacterium DNA harbors:
- a CDS encoding DUF177 domain-containing protein encodes MDSSDVIFVGSIHVDCSYFKVHEEVVVEAEITTQRDITCSRCLNLAHQTQVNNFSRSYSTKELGEYLDLSQDIREEILLNFPAKLLCTPDCKGICAGCGVDLNVDQCKCKESPKFKKINNIEY; translated from the coding sequence ATGGATAGTTCTGATGTTATTTTTGTAGGTTCGATACACGTTGATTGTAGTTATTTTAAAGTTCATGAAGAGGTAGTTGTTGAGGCAGAGATAACTACTCAGAGAGATATTACTTGTTCTCGTTGCTTGAATCTTGCTCATCAGACTCAAGTTAATAATTTTAGCCGTAGTTATTCGACCAAAGAACTAGGTGAGTATTTAGATTTAAGCCAGGACATTCGGGAGGAAATTTTACTTAACTTCCCGGCTAAACTTTTGTGTACTCCCGATTGTAAAGGGATTTGTGCTGGTTGCGGGGTTGATTTGAATGTTGATCAGTGTAAATGTAAAGAGAGTCCAAAGTTTAAGAAAATTAATAATATAGAGTATTAA
- the rpmF gene encoding 50S ribosomal protein L32 yields MAHPKRKTSRSRGRKRRTHQKVSMPSLVNCSHCKRLKPTHMVCPFCGYYKGKEVIEIKLKEKKKKTNR; encoded by the coding sequence ATGGCTCATCCAAAAAGAAAGACTTCTCGTTCCAGAGGTAGAAAAAGGAGGACTCATCAGAAAGTTTCGATGCCTTCTTTAGTGAATTGCTCTCATTGTAAGCGTCTTAAGCCTACACATATGGTTTGTCCCTTTTGTGGCTACTACAAGGGCAAAGAAGTTATAGAAATCAAGCTCAAAGAGAAGAAGAAAAAAACGAACCGTTAA
- the plsX gene encoding phosphate acyltransferase PlsX, with protein sequence MNYKIGLDVSGGDFAPEAIIKGALLAKKELEQDIVLIGVKSEIEQQLKLNNCSVDKFEIVDASEKIEMADSPTVAVRRKKKSSIVIGADLLRDKKIDAFVSLGNTGAVVAAATLRLRMIEGVERPGIALLVPSKTGISLMIDVGANIDCKPLHLLQYGIMASVYYSSVLNKDNPTVGLLNIGEEASKGLSMLKDSHKLFEASSLNFTGNVEPKEIFSGKCDCIVCDGFIGNVALKVAEGSVKTVGRFLIESMSEGFLGKLGLLLASSNLRKFKRKMDYSDWGGAPLLGVNGIVIIGHGRSNGLAVKNAIKVAVRELKRNLTEEIKEKVDEICKDSRVRQILTS encoded by the coding sequence ATGAATTACAAAATAGGTTTAGATGTTTCCGGAGGAGATTTTGCACCTGAGGCAATTATCAAAGGGGCTCTTTTGGCTAAAAAAGAGCTTGAACAAGACATTGTTCTAATTGGGGTTAAGTCCGAGATCGAGCAGCAGCTAAAGTTGAATAATTGTTCAGTCGATAAATTCGAGATTGTTGATGCTTCGGAGAAGATTGAGATGGCTGATTCTCCGACGGTCGCAGTTAGAAGAAAGAAGAAATCATCAATTGTTATTGGAGCTGATTTACTACGTGATAAAAAAATAGATGCTTTTGTCTCTCTTGGTAATACCGGAGCAGTTGTGGCGGCCGCTACCTTGCGTTTAAGGATGATTGAGGGGGTCGAGCGTCCGGGAATTGCGCTTTTAGTGCCGAGCAAGACCGGCATCTCTTTAATGATTGACGTCGGGGCAAATATTGATTGTAAACCACTGCATCTTCTTCAATATGGGATAATGGCTTCAGTTTATTATAGCTCAGTATTGAACAAAGATAATCCTACCGTAGGTCTGCTTAATATTGGCGAGGAAGCCTCTAAGGGATTGAGTATGCTTAAGGATTCACACAAGCTTTTTGAAGCTTCATCACTTAACTTTACCGGCAACGTTGAGCCTAAAGAGATTTTTTCCGGTAAGTGTGATTGTATAGTTTGTGATGGCTTTATTGGCAATGTTGCCTTAAAGGTTGCTGAGGGCAGTGTGAAAACTGTGGGTCGGTTCCTTATTGAAAGTATGAGTGAGGGCTTTTTAGGTAAATTAGGTTTATTGCTTGCCTCGTCTAATTTGAGAAAGTTCAAACGTAAAATGGACTATTCTGATTGGGGAGGAGCTCCACTGCTCGGGGTTAACGGGATTGTGATTATTGGCCACGGCCGCTCTAATGGTCTGGCTGTTAAAAATGCGATAAAGGTTGCGGTAAGAGAGCTAAAAAGAAATTTAACCGAAGAGATAAAGGAAAAAGTTGATGAAATCTGCAAAGATAGCAGGGTTAGGCAAATACTTACCAGTTAA
- a CDS encoding ketoacyl-ACP synthase III, protein MKSAKIAGLGKYLPVNCLTNADLEKRVDTTDEWITTRTGIKERRIVTKGQAASDLAYQASLVALKRAGISAKDIDLIIVTTITPDSQFPSTACCLQGQLKAAKAACFDLSAACSGFVYGLTAAWQFIAGGLYKNILVVGSEVLSNITDWNDRSTCVLFGDGAGAAILTATETDGFLSSYLGADGSQGDILNLPAGGSRIPTSIDTVNERMHYMKMKGNELFRVAVRVMVKAAKKSLVEANLSIDDVDLFIPHQANQRIIDAVAARMEIPKEKIYLNVARYGNMSSASSAVALCEAWEEDRIKKGDIVVLDTFGGGLVWGSCAIKWI, encoded by the coding sequence ATGAAATCTGCAAAGATAGCAGGGTTAGGCAAATACTTACCAGTTAATTGCCTAACTAACGCCGATTTAGAAAAAAGAGTAGATACGACTGATGAGTGGATTACTACTCGTACCGGCATAAAAGAAAGAAGAATCGTTACTAAAGGTCAAGCAGCATCGGACTTAGCCTATCAAGCATCGTTAGTTGCTTTAAAGCGGGCCGGCATTTCAGCTAAAGACATTGACTTAATCATCGTTACCACGATTACTCCCGATAGCCAATTTCCTTCAACTGCTTGTTGTCTTCAGGGTCAGCTTAAGGCCGCTAAAGCTGCTTGTTTTGATCTTTCGGCTGCTTGTTCAGGATTTGTTTATGGTTTAACAGCTGCTTGGCAGTTTATAGCCGGCGGTCTTTATAAAAATATTTTAGTTGTTGGCAGTGAAGTTCTTTCAAACATAACTGATTGGAATGATCGCTCTACTTGTGTTTTATTTGGAGATGGTGCCGGAGCCGCGATTCTAACTGCTACCGAAACTGATGGTTTTTTAAGTTCTTATCTAGGGGCAGACGGTTCTCAAGGGGATATTTTAAACCTGCCAGCCGGAGGTTCACGCATTCCTACTTCAATTGATACAGTGAATGAACGAATGCATTATATGAAGATGAAAGGTAATGAGTTGTTTCGGGTTGCTGTAAGGGTGATGGTTAAGGCAGCAAAAAAGTCATTAGTCGAAGCAAACCTGAGCATAGATGATGTGGATTTATTTATTCCTCATCAGGCTAATCAGAGAATAATTGATGCTGTGGCAGCTCGAATGGAGATACCTAAGGAGAAAATATATCTTAACGTTGCTCGGTACGGTAATATGTCTTCGGCATCAAGTGCAGTTGCTTTGTGCGAAGCCTGGGAAGAGGATAGAATTAAAAAGGGCGATATAGTTGTTTTGGATACTTTTGGCGGAGGATTAGTTTGGGGGAGCTGCGCGATAAAGTGGATTTAA
- the fabD gene encoding ACP S-malonyltransferase has translation MKAIIFPGQGSQYVGMGRSLYESFPKAQDIFSSVDSILGFKLSVKCFQGPQEELKDTSIQQLAILTVSLAAFEALKAKNIKFDYLAGLSLGEYSCLYASGVLSLEDVVTLVNQRAKAMREAAAMNSATMLAVIGLTRESLRESSLKLGFYIANINSPTQTVISLDQAKREVVRKSLEVQGAKVIELAVSGGFHSPFMDSAKAALSEVVDTLNFSDASIPIISNTTARAHTKALEIKANLISQLNSTVLWNDCVDFMVAKGVSEFFEVGPSKVLRGLMRKINPEIKVINLEKKEDYEL, from the coding sequence ATGAAAGCAATTATTTTTCCTGGTCAAGGTTCTCAATACGTGGGCATGGGGAGGAGTCTTTATGAGAGCTTTCCTAAAGCTCAAGATATTTTTTCTTCGGTAGACAGTATTCTTGGTTTTAAACTGTCAGTTAAGTGCTTTCAAGGTCCCCAGGAGGAGTTGAAAGATACTTCAATCCAGCAGCTGGCTATTCTAACTGTTAGTTTGGCAGCTTTCGAAGCTTTAAAGGCCAAAAATATAAAGTTTGATTATTTAGCCGGCTTAAGCCTTGGTGAATATAGTTGTCTTTATGCTTCAGGGGTACTTTCTTTAGAGGATGTAGTGACCTTAGTAAATCAAAGAGCTAAGGCTATGCGTGAGGCAGCGGCAATGAATTCTGCTACCATGCTTGCGGTCATTGGTTTAACTAGGGAATCTTTAAGAGAGAGCTCTTTAAAATTGGGGTTTTATATTGCTAACATAAATTCACCAACTCAGACAGTCATATCTTTAGATCAAGCAAAAAGAGAGGTTGTTCGTAAATCCTTAGAGGTTCAAGGAGCAAAAGTTATCGAGTTGGCGGTTAGCGGTGGGTTTCATTCGCCGTTTATGGATTCGGCCAAGGCTGCCTTGTCTGAGGTTGTTGATACTTTAAATTTTTCTGACGCCAGCATTCCAATAATAAGCAATACTACCGCCAGGGCTCATACAAAGGCTTTAGAGATAAAAGCGAATCTGATAAGTCAGCTTAATTCTACTGTTTTATGGAACGATTGTGTAGACTTTATGGTTGCTAAGGGTGTATCAGAGTTTTTTGAGGTCGGACCCTCTAAAGTGTTAAGAGGCTTAATGAGAAAGATAAACCCGGAAATTAAGGTTATTAATCTAGAGAAGAAGGAGGACTATGAACTTTGA
- the fabG gene encoding 3-oxoacyl-[acyl-carrier-protein] reductase: MNFEGKVVLVTGAAQGIGKQIALDFAKAKARVVIIDLSSEALASAQKDIAAYSECAYYCVDVTDGKGVEEVINKIIDKFSKIDIVVNNAGITKDNLILRLSENDWDKVIAVNLRGAFLCSKLAAKIMLKQRSGKIVNVSSIIGIVGNAGQSNYSASKAGLIGLTKSLAKELGSRSICVNAVAPGYIQTKMTDKLSDKIKEEMLKRIPLNRLGAPADVSNAVLFLASEAADYITGQVVVVDGGMI, encoded by the coding sequence ATGAACTTTGAAGGAAAGGTTGTTCTTGTTACCGGAGCAGCTCAGGGCATTGGTAAGCAGATTGCCTTAGATTTTGCTAAGGCTAAAGCTCGGGTTGTTATTATTGATCTAAGCTCAGAGGCCTTGGCTTCAGCTCAAAAAGATATAGCTGCCTATTCAGAATGCGCTTATTATTGTGTCGATGTCACTGATGGTAAAGGAGTTGAGGAAGTTATAAACAAAATTATTGACAAGTTTTCAAAGATTGATATAGTAGTTAACAATGCGGGCATAACTAAGGATAATTTAATTCTTAGGCTCTCTGAAAATGATTGGGATAAGGTAATCGCAGTAAATTTGCGAGGGGCATTTCTTTGTTCTAAATTAGCCGCTAAAATTATGCTTAAACAGCGTAGCGGCAAGATAGTTAATGTTTCCTCGATAATCGGCATAGTTGGCAATGCTGGCCAGTCAAACTATTCAGCCTCTAAGGCTGGTTTGATTGGTTTGACCAAGTCTTTGGCTAAAGAGCTAGGCTCACGTAGCATATGCGTTAATGCCGTTGCTCCTGGTTACATTCAGACCAAAATGACCGATAAGTTATCGGACAAGATAAAAGAGGAAATGCTTAAGCGCATACCTTTGAACAGGCTCGGTGCACCAGCTGATGTATCAAATGCAGTGTTATTTTTAGCATCTGAGGCAGCTGATTATATAACAGGACAAGTTGTTGTTGTTGATGGTGGAATGATTTAA
- the acpP gene encoding acyl carrier protein, which translates to MGVDEKVKDIISEQLGVKKEEIKPESSFIDDLGADSLDTVEVVMALEEEFGIEIPDEDAEKITTVGEAVKYIDNKVTKKES; encoded by the coding sequence ATGGGTGTTGACGAAAAAGTCAAAGACATTATCTCTGAACAGTTAGGAGTAAAGAAAGAAGAAATTAAGCCAGAGAGTTCCTTTATTGATGATTTAGGGGCTGATTCTTTGGATACAGTGGAAGTAGTTATGGCTCTAGAGGAAGAGTTTGGAATTGAAATTCCTGACGAAGATGCTGAAAAGATAACTACGGTTGGTGAAGCAGTTAAATATATTGACAATAAAGTTACCAAAAAAGAATCCTAG
- the fabF gene encoding beta-ketoacyl-ACP synthase II, with translation MRRVVITGCGVVSSVGLEKNSFWDSLVNAKSGVGEITHFDASEFDSRIAGEVKDFIPPSFLSHKDLRRTPRFVQFSIKATEEALAESGISSDKMDPYQIGTIIGTGVGSLETVEREYKILLEKGPRRLSPFMIPMLITNEAAGNVAIHFKLKGVNFCTVTACASGAHAIGEGYLAIKYGRATVMACGGTEACIVPLGVGGFCAVKGLSKRNHEPQRASRPFDRERDGFVMGEGAGMVVLEELEHAKKRGAFIYGELCGYGATCDAYHITAPDPEGGAASKAISLSLEEAKVNIDTKVYLNAHGTSTQLNDKMETKAIKMVFGSSAKDVMISSIKSMTGHTLGAAGAIEFITCCLTLKNKVAPPTINYENPDPECDLNYTPNEARPFEGEVALSNSLGFGGHNATLLVKKFK, from the coding sequence ATGCGACGTGTAGTTATAACCGGATGCGGGGTGGTATCTTCCGTAGGGTTAGAAAAGAACTCTTTTTGGGATTCTTTAGTTAACGCTAAGAGCGGTGTAGGCGAAATCACTCATTTTGATGCCAGTGAATTTGATTCCCGAATAGCCGGTGAAGTAAAGGATTTTATCCCGCCCTCCTTTTTATCCCACAAAGACCTTAGAAGGACCCCACGCTTTGTTCAATTCTCTATAAAAGCTACTGAAGAGGCTTTAGCTGAGAGTGGAATTAGTTCCGACAAGATGGATCCTTACCAGATTGGTACAATTATCGGTACTGGAGTGGGAAGTCTTGAAACGGTTGAGCGGGAATATAAAATTCTTTTGGAAAAGGGGCCGAGGCGGCTTTCGCCTTTTATGATTCCAATGCTTATTACCAATGAGGCTGCCGGAAATGTGGCAATTCATTTTAAGTTAAAAGGGGTTAATTTTTGTACAGTTACGGCTTGTGCTTCAGGAGCCCACGCTATCGGCGAAGGTTATTTAGCTATTAAATATGGTAGAGCCACAGTGATGGCTTGTGGTGGTACAGAGGCCTGCATTGTTCCTTTGGGCGTTGGCGGGTTTTGTGCAGTCAAGGGTCTTTCAAAACGAAACCATGAGCCGCAAAGAGCTTCTCGGCCTTTCGATAGGGAAAGAGATGGTTTTGTTATGGGCGAAGGAGCTGGCATGGTTGTTTTAGAGGAGCTTGAGCATGCTAAGAAAAGAGGCGCTTTTATCTATGGAGAGCTGTGTGGATACGGGGCAACTTGTGATGCTTACCATATAACTGCTCCTGATCCTGAGGGTGGTGCTGCCTCAAAAGCAATTTCCTTAAGCTTAGAAGAAGCTAAAGTTAATATTGACACGAAGGTTTACCTTAACGCTCACGGAACAAGTACTCAGTTGAACGATAAGATGGAAACTAAAGCAATAAAAATGGTTTTTGGTTCTTCAGCTAAGGATGTTATGATAAGTTCGATAAAGTCAATGACCGGACACACTTTAGGAGCTGCCGGAGCAATCGAGTTTATTACTTGCTGCTTGACGCTTAAAAATAAAGTAGCGCCTCCTACGATTAATTATGAGAATCCTGACCCTGAATGTGATTTAAATTATACACCTAATGAAGCAAGGCCTTTTGAAGGAGAAGTTGCTTTATCTAATTCTTTAGGGTTCGGGGGTCACAACGCCACTCTTTTGGTTAAAAAATTCAAATAA
- the leuC gene encoding 3-isopropylmalate dehydratase large subunit: MGLTLIEKILLKHSLSKKLEDFIYAKVDFCFGNDITAPLAVKEFNQAKFNSVFNSQKIGFICDHFTPARDLKAANNVKLLKDFADKFKIKHFYDIDVCGVEHAFLPESGLIKPLELIIGADSHTCTYGALGAASFGVGSTDLAAAIKSGKAWFRVPETIKFVYQGKLKPYVSGKDLILYTIGKIGVDGALYKVMEFSGPVIRNLAIDDRFTMCNMAIEAGGKTGIIEPDEKTVKYLKGAGVKAKDIKLEKSDSDAKYSKIIKIDVSKIKPQVACPHLPSNAKSAASCSKVKLDQVVIGSCTNGRLSDLAIAAKILKGKKVKKGLRAIVIPATPKIYSQAEKAKYLEIFAEAGFMISPATCGPCLGGHTGILDKGEVALATTNRNFIGRMGDPGSFVYLSSPAVAAASAITGRITDPNDIS, translated from the coding sequence ATGGGTTTAACATTAATTGAAAAGATCTTATTGAAGCATTCTCTATCTAAAAAGTTAGAGGATTTTATTTATGCAAAGGTAGATTTTTGTTTTGGTAATGACATTACTGCCCCTTTAGCAGTTAAAGAATTCAACCAAGCGAAGTTTAACTCGGTATTTAACTCTCAAAAAATAGGTTTTATTTGTGACCATTTTACTCCGGCTCGGGACTTAAAGGCAGCCAATAATGTAAAGCTACTTAAAGATTTTGCCGATAAGTTTAAAATTAAACATTTTTATGATATTGATGTTTGCGGAGTCGAGCATGCTTTCTTGCCGGAGTCGGGCTTGATTAAACCGCTGGAGTTAATTATTGGAGCTGATTCTCATACCTGCACTTATGGCGCTCTCGGGGCAGCAAGTTTTGGTGTTGGTTCAACCGACTTAGCCGCGGCAATTAAATCTGGCAAAGCTTGGTTTAGAGTGCCGGAGACTATAAAGTTTGTTTATCAAGGAAAGTTAAAGCCTTATGTATCGGGTAAGGATTTAATCCTTTATACCATTGGCAAGATCGGAGTAGATGGAGCTTTATATAAGGTTATGGAGTTTTCCGGTCCGGTTATTAGAAATTTAGCTATCGACGATCGCTTTACTATGTGCAATATGGCTATTGAGGCCGGTGGCAAGACCGGGATTATCGAGCCAGATGAAAAAACGGTTAAATACTTAAAAGGTGCTGGGGTTAAAGCTAAGGATATAAAATTAGAAAAAAGTGATTCCGATGCTAAATATAGTAAGATTATAAAAATAGATGTAAGTAAAATTAAGCCGCAAGTTGCTTGTCCGCATTTACCAAGTAATGCAAAGAGTGCAGCTAGTTGCAGCAAAGTTAAACTTGATCAAGTTGTGATCGGTTCTTGTACTAATGGTAGATTAAGCGATTTAGCTATTGCTGCTAAAATACTAAAAGGCAAAAAAGTTAAAAAAGGTTTGCGGGCAATAGTCATACCGGCAACTCCTAAGATTTATAGCCAGGCTGAAAAAGCAAAATATCTAGAAATATTTGCTGAGGCCGGGTTTATGATTTCACCGGCTACTTGTGGGCCTTGTTTAGGCGGCCATACCGGAATTTTAGATAAAGGCGAAGTCGCCTTGGCTACGACCAATAGAAATTTTATCGGTCGGATGGGTGATCCGGGGAGTTTTGTTTATCTGTCCAGTCCGGCGGTAGCTGCTGCTTCGGCAATTACCGGGAGAATCACTGACCCTAACGATATTAGTTAA
- a CDS encoding 3-isopropylmalate dehydratase small subunit has product MTIKGKVHKFANNINTDDIIAAKYLDSQDDEFLGSKCMENIDRNFIKRVKKGDIIVAGKNFGCGSSREHAPVAIKGCGVSLVIAESFARIFYRNSINVGLPILVCKQAKQIKVGESLVVDLEKGLINISSSGKQLVCEAFPVFMQEIISSGGLLKWLKQKEK; this is encoded by the coding sequence ATGACGATTAAAGGAAAAGTTCATAAATTCGCCAATAATATAAATACCGACGATATTATCGCGGCCAAGTATTTAGATTCTCAGGATGATGAATTCTTAGGGTCAAAATGTATGGAGAATATTGATCGTAATTTCATAAAACGAGTTAAAAAAGGTGATATAATAGTAGCCGGCAAGAATTTTGGTTGTGGCTCAAGTCGTGAGCATGCGCCGGTTGCAATTAAGGGTTGTGGAGTGTCTTTAGTTATTGCTGAGAGTTTTGCTCGTATTTTTTATCGTAATTCAATCAACGTCGGTCTTCCGATACTGGTTTGCAAACAGGCCAAGCAGATTAAAGTTGGTGAAAGTTTAGTGGTTGATTTAGAAAAAGGGTTAATAAATATTTCTAGTTCCGGTAAGCAGTTAGTTTGTGAGGCTTTTCCGGTTTTTATGCAGGAGATTATCTCTTCAGGGGGGCTCTTGAAGTGGCTTAAACAGAAGGAGAAATGA
- a CDS encoding 3-isopropylmalate dehydrogenase translates to MMKEYKIAVIPGDGTGPEVVAEGLKVLDVVSAKYGFKCQTVNYDFGGDRYLRTKEVLPASAAQELSGFDAIFLGAIGHPDVKPGILEKGILLSLRFALDQYINLRPVKLYDSRFCPLKDKTPEQVDFVVVRENTEGLYKGMGEFKDKGTANEVATQISYNTKAGVERCLRYAFEYTRKRNKRKMLTLCGKTNVLTYAFDLWERTFYEVAKDYPDIKTDYAHVDATCMWMVKNPEWFDVIVTDNMFGDIITDLGAMVQGGMGIAAGGNINPKGVSMFEPIGGSAPKYTGKNVINPLAAICALSMLLSQIGEEKAAEAIESSVIKIARENLKTLGAGRMGYSTTEVGDLVVKNL, encoded by the coding sequence ATGATGAAAGAGTATAAAATAGCAGTTATTCCTGGTGATGGCACCGGACCTGAAGTGGTAGCTGAAGGATTAAAGGTTTTAGATGTAGTTTCAGCTAAGTATGGTTTTAAATGTCAGACTGTTAATTATGATTTTGGCGGAGACCGTTACCTAAGAACTAAAGAAGTTTTACCTGCTTCGGCCGCCCAAGAGCTTTCTGGTTTTGATGCCATTTTTTTAGGAGCAATCGGTCATCCTGATGTTAAGCCGGGAATCCTAGAGAAGGGTATTTTGTTAAGTCTACGTTTTGCCTTAGATCAATATATAAACTTAAGGCCGGTTAAGCTTTATGATAGCCGGTTTTGTCCGCTTAAGGATAAAACTCCTGAGCAGGTAGATTTTGTTGTGGTTAGAGAGAATACTGAAGGGTTATATAAGGGAATGGGGGAGTTTAAAGATAAAGGAACTGCCAATGAGGTAGCTACCCAGATTTCTTACAATACTAAGGCTGGGGTTGAACGCTGCCTTCGTTATGCCTTTGAATATACGCGCAAACGTAACAAAAGGAAGATGTTGACGCTTTGCGGTAAAACCAATGTTTTAACTTATGCCTTTGATCTTTGGGAGCGAACATTTTACGAAGTAGCCAAAGACTATCCAGATATAAAAACTGACTATGCCCATGTTGACGCAACTTGTATGTGGATGGTTAAAAATCCCGAATGGTTTGATGTTATTGTTACTGATAATATGTTCGGAGACATTATTACTGATTTAGGAGCGATGGTTCAAGGCGGAATGGGTATTGCTGCCGGAGGAAATATTAATCCTAAAGGAGTAAGTATGTTTGAGCCTATCGGTGGAAGCGCTCCTAAATATACCGGAAAGAATGTAATTAATCCTTTAGCTGCAATTTGTGCTCTTTCAATGTTGCTTAGTCAGATTGGTGAAGAAAAAGCAGCCGAGGCAATTGAGAGTTCAGTTATTAAGATAGCCCGGGAAAATTTAAAAACCCTTGGAGCCGGAAGAATGGGTTATTCAACGACTGAGGTCGGGGATTTAGTAGTTAAGAATTTGTAA
- a CDS encoding aspartate-semialdehyde dehydrogenase has product MKKNVAVIGVGAVGVEILKILRERKFPIENLRIFARSSRDIRVGEINYAVEAIEGADFSGIDIALFAGTEGEKGASVLYAQKFIDSGAVVIDNGNDFRLKKDVPLIVPEVNRDKVANNKGIIANPNCTTIQMVVALGGIYKQFGLSKIVLTSFQATSGAGRGAIQALWDEAKQIVNNNQDADSYSQVDKRARNLSGEFPAQIAFNAIPKIGGFSDNGYTSEELKAVNETRKIYGDDLIKISATCVRVPVFNSHSESIYFTTRNKATLDQIKSALKSSVGVKFLDRPEDLPLALDVDGKDEVYVGRLRFDPDEENSFWLWCVADNLRKGAALNAVQIAETLL; this is encoded by the coding sequence ATGAAAAAAAATGTAGCAGTGATTGGGGTGGGGGCAGTAGGGGTAGAGATATTAAAAATCTTAAGGGAACGGAAGTTCCCGATAGAAAATTTACGGATTTTTGCCCGTAGCTCAAGAGATATAAGAGTTGGTGAAATCAATTATGCTGTTGAAGCGATAGAGGGGGCTGATTTTTCCGGTATCGATATCGCTCTTTTTGCCGGTACTGAAGGTGAGAAAGGCGCCTCAGTGTTGTATGCTCAAAAGTTTATTGATTCGGGAGCAGTAGTTATCGACAATGGTAATGATTTTCGTCTTAAAAAAGATGTGCCTCTAATTGTTCCTGAAGTTAATAGAGACAAGGTAGCTAATAATAAGGGAATAATAGCTAACCCTAATTGCACTACGATTCAAATGGTTGTAGCCTTAGGCGGCATATATAAGCAATTTGGTTTAAGCAAGATCGTTCTAACTAGTTTTCAAGCAACTTCTGGGGCTGGCCGTGGAGCAATCCAAGCTTTATGGGATGAGGCCAAACAGATAGTTAATAATAATCAAGATGCTGATTCTTATAGCCAGGTTGATAAGAGGGCCAGAAATTTAAGCGGAGAATTTCCAGCTCAGATAGCCTTTAATGCTATTCCTAAGATTGGTGGTTTTTCCGATAATGGTTATACCAGTGAAGAGTTAAAAGCCGTAAACGAAACTCGTAAAATCTATGGTGATGATTTGATAAAAATATCAGCTACTTGTGTGAGGGTTCCGGTATTTAACTCACACTCAGAGTCGATATATTTTACTACTAGAAATAAGGCAACCCTTGATCAAATAAAATCTGCCCTGAAAAGTTCGGTCGGGGTTAAGTTTTTAGATCGCCCCGAAGATTTACCTTTGGCCCTTGATGTTGACGGGAAAGACGAGGTTTATGTGGGAAGGTTACGCTTTGATCCAGACGAAGAAAACTCTTTTTGGCTTTGGTGCGTTGCTGATAATCTTCGAAAAGGTGCTGCTTTAAATGCTGTCCAGATTGCTGAAACTCTGCTTTAA
- a CDS encoding prepilin-type N-terminal cleavage/methylation domain-containing protein, protein MQKSFTLIELIVVIAIIAILAAIIAPNAFKAIEKAKITETIGDFKAVKTSIYSLYADTGKWGIENHIHTTSPTGFLVFIDHPNPTPYDARFSELVNDPNNDSDPNNDMSGWDGPYIEKLKGKTPWKNSYAIQSHDCEKGPAREIWFDFEDWCYNPADGGNGACPISSSVATKIDQALDDGNLTSSNFRNCPNWCGCSNEEYSAVIA, encoded by the coding sequence ATGCAAAAATCATTCACTCTAATCGAACTAATCGTAGTAATTGCTATCATAGCCATTCTAGCCGCTATCATAGCTCCCAATGCTTTTAAAGCTATTGAGAAAGCGAAAATTACTGAAACAATAGGCGACTTTAAAGCCGTAAAGACTTCTATTTATTCCTTGTATGCTGATACAGGTAAATGGGGTATAGAAAATCATATTCATACTACCAGCCCCACTGGATTTTTGGTATTTATAGATCATCCTAATCCCACTCCATATGATGCTAGATTTAGCGAGTTAGTTAATGATCCAAATAACGATAGCGATCCTAATAATGATATGTCTGGTTGGGACGGACCTTATATTGAAAAATTAAAAGGAAAGACTCCCTGGAAGAATTCTTATGCTATTCAATCTCACGATTGCGAAAAAGGCCCAGCAAGAGAAATTTGGTTTGACTTTGAAGATTGGTGTTACAATCCGGCTGACGGCGGAAACGGAGCCTGCCCGATATCTTCTTCTGTAGCAACAAAGATTGACCAGGCACTTGACGACGGGAACCTTACTTCAAGTAATTTTAGAAATTGTCCTAATTGGTGTGGTTGCAGTAACGAAGAATATTCTGCAGTTATCGCCTGA